The Homo sapiens chromosome 4, GRCh38.p14 Primary Assembly genome contains the following window.
gtggcatgggcctgtaatcccagctactcaggaggctgaggcaggagaatcgcttgaacctgggaggcggaggttgcagtgagccaagatggtgccactgcactccaacctgggtgacagagcaagactccatctcaaaaaaaaaaaaaaagaggtacttCTCAACAATACAAAGTTATCACATTTACAGATCTTAACGTCAAAGTACTAGCaaataacatttgttttaaaacatacacacacacacaccttttctTGGACAATTGCCACATATGGAAGAATCATTAAAACATCTTTCCGACAGCAAAGCAGTTCTTGCAGCATTAAAATCTCAGCCACGAGGGTTTTTCCACCACTTGTTGGCAaggaatatattaaattttttctttcttgcacaGAATTCAATGTTAAACAAGTATGTTGCCATtctgtggaattaaaaaaaaaaaggcattattttCCCCTTCCAAACTTTGAAACTCAAaagttttctaagaaaaaaaatcaaatccctTCCTGTGGAGCAATCCTCTCATAAGGATAAATTTAATTATAACCAATGTTACATGTCAAAAATCCCAAATGTGCAAGTAGTACAGCCAGTGAGAGCCTAGTTCAGGCCTAGGCAGCAAGGTGGGCAACCAGCCCATTTATTCACCAGCTGCAGACTTGGGTCCAATATTACAGCAGGGCAGGTAGCAGCCTCGTGGACAAGGAGTGCCATCTGAGATATCAGAGGAACAAAGGGACAGTACAAGGACCTGTGTGAATTCGAATGTCTTCCTCTTATGTTCTGCAAGGAGATTATATAAGCTTCCCTTCCTCATTCAGCCAAAAGCCATCTCAGAGAGaagcaggggaaggagggaaacaAATCTATTAGGTTTTACacaaactaataaaaactttaaCTAGCTCTCATGGAGACCTGAACTTCGAATGGGTCCAAAACCATTTTAAACTGTTAAAACTCTTTAAACCACAAAAGACTAGGATTATTAACTGACACGCCTAGGATTCCCACAATTTGGCAAGGCGGGATTCATGAAAATAGATCAGATCCAAGATACCGTGTGAAAACTAGTATTAATTACTCTGTAGGATAATCTGACAATAAAAATCATCAGAagtctttaaaaatgtgcttCAGTGTTTTATCactagaaaaatgggcaaaaaatttaAGACATTTCACAGCAGAcggcaaatggccaataaatacatGGCCAATAAGCAGCAgaaatgcaaatggccaataaatacatGAGAAGATGCTCAGCTGTTCTCTACTGggttggcaaaataaatttttaaaataaaaaacaaataactatcaaaaaaaaaaaaagccccacacATGCAAAATCCAGAGCTGACTAATGTGGGGAAAAACAGCCATTTTCATGTACGGTTGTGAGAACATAAACTGCTAGAATCCTTGTGGAAAGTAACCTAGTATAAAATAGAACTGCACATTGCCTTTGATCTGGTAGTATTACTTTTGGGATTCTACATCTATAGAACGGAAGCCAAAGCATATAAAACACAGCATTGTTTGTAGGTAACAAAGTGCCATGGTGGTGGGGGTAAAGGCCGAATGAATTATTGTACAATCAACCAATGAGATTCTTTGcagtttaaaaatgaagaatagatGGATCTATGTATGTTCAATATAcagttaagtttaaaaaaaaaaaaaaaaaaaaaaaaaaaaaaaagcagatcatTGCCCCGGAGTGGTggatcatgtctgtaatcccagcactttgggagcctaaggcaagaggatcacttgagaccaggatttcAAGATgagcccatctctattaaaaaaaaaaaagaaagttatatcTGAATGACAGTTACAAGTAACTTTAACTTATTGTGCTTTTGGGTGATTCCCAAATACTACAAGTgactgtgaatattttctttaaaaatatttcaaaaatacttaaatttaatattcaataaatattgaaaaatacttCAGATTGGTATCACCCGAGTTATCAAATTAGATGTTTATGCCAAAGTATAACTTAACCATAGCCACATTTTATCCAATTCAGATTTTTAAGCATAACATGacaaaataactaatatttatgaatacaatcttcacatcaaaaaaaaaaaaaaaaactagccgggtacaatggctcatatctgtaattccaaccctttgggaggctgagacagcaggactgcttaagcccaggagttcaggaccagcctaggcaacaaaatgagaccctatctctacaaaatataaaaaaattagctgggtatggtggcgcatgcctatagtccccacgacttgggaggctgaagtgggaggattgcttgagcctgggaggttgacgctgtagtgagccacgatcacagaTTGCCAGGTCGTATTCCTAGAGGTTCTGACGCAGTAGGTCTAGGGAAGTGTCTGAGAACATGCACTTCAACAAATttccaggtgatgttgatgctgcagTCCAGGAACCACACTTGAGAACCACCGCTTTAGCTTAATAAAAAGTAGCACATGCATTTATGCTTTAATCTGGTCATGTTATTAAGCCAGATTTAGAggtaaaaagatttaaaaagttgttatttACTGAAGTTCTTACTTAGAAGCTACCAATGTAATTACTGACAATCATTACCAACATCTAATTTGGCATGTCCTTAACACAGACTCtaacttgcaaaaaaaaattatccctttttatagatgaggaactaGGCCCAAAGTGCTAAGGTTGCATTTTTAAGTGACAATCCCCAGCAGTTGAGAACCTACCAGAGTATACCAGGCACAGTGCTAGTTAAGAAAAAGATGAGttaggccgggctcggtggctcacgcctgtaatcccagcactttgggaggctgaggcaggcggatcacaaggtcaggagatcgagaccatcctggctaacacggtgaaaccttgtctctactaaaaatacaaaaaaaaaattagccgggcgtggtggcgggcgcctgtagtcccagctactggggagtctgatgCAGGAaaatggcgcgaacccaggaggcggagcttgcagtgagctgagatgcgccactgcactccagcctgggcaacacgcgagactccgtctcaaaaaaaaacaaaaaaacaaaaacaaaaacaaaaagatgagttAGATAGAGCCTTGTCCTCAGGATATTCATTCTGGCAGACTAAACAAAAAGCAAGGTGCTAGCAGAAAAACAGAGGGAAGAACAGAGGGAAGAAAGTTAACGTCTACTTCCAGGGCAACACACACCATTAGCTCTTAAGTCATGAACCTCACAATTTGGATTCTTGTAGAGTCTTTTATTAGACTTTGTTTCCTGTAGTTCTGCTTCTCCAACCTGATTGTCTTCTCTGCAAGAACCCAAGTTTTCATATCATTCATAAGATCCTAACAGGAGTTCCAGAAAACTTACGAAGTGGAAGGTTGATGGGGCTGACCCTCCAGTATGGCAGCAACTGTCCCTTCTTGGTCTAAAATGACACATATCTGAAATATATGCAAGGACCCtggatttttgaaaaacattacaAGATACCTTCTTAATATTATTGCTTCTTTGCACTTAAAACAAGTTTGTCCAACCCACGGCCCTCATGAGGCCCagaatggctttgaatgtggcccaacacaaatttgtaaactttcttaaaacattatgagatttttttttttgcaattttttttcttggctcatcagctatcgtgttactgtattttattgtGGCTCAAGACAATACTTTTTCCAAAgtggcccaaggaagccaaaagattggacatccctgaCTTAAAACTTAATTGCAGCTGTCTTTAAAGATGTCTAGCTTTGGGAAAGGCAGCACAAGGCAGAGCATCTGGGTGGTGGCAGGGATGCACCCGTGGGGAGAGGTAGCTGCGGCTGCTGGTGTGGGGGGAAAGATGTTTGGTTTAATCAACAGTATTACTAAtaactgacttctttcactcaagACATGTGAGTGTCAAAGACATACCACAACAGCTAGGTTTTGGTAGAGAAGACAGAGCCAGCCAAGGAAATACAACTAAGAAAGCTGAGGATCTCTACTAGACAATCGGGGTCAAAAAACAGGAGTGGTTGTAAGGACATCCAGAAACAAGAATTTCAAGAAGGGTGTAGTCAATAGCATCAGGTAAGTTATTGAGAAGTCAGGTAAGGTAAACATTAAAAGTAACACTGTGTTTAGACGTCTCAGTCATCAGATCTTAAGTGAGAGAATGAGAGCACAGAACCCAGAATTAGAGTGGGGTAATTTACTAAAGTTCTTACTTAGAAGCTACCAATATAATTATTGAAAATCATTACCAACATTGAATTTGGCATGTCTTTGAACCAGAATCTGACTTGCTAACAACTTATTATCCCTTtcttatagatgaggaattaGAGGAATTATGTCAGGTAAGGAAACAGACAGAAAGGATAACTGGTTTGATAAGTGTGACtgtgagggaaggaaagaggttCAGTGGTAGCAGGACAGGTAGGAATGGAAGGGGCTGAGAGATCACTgatcttttgttttcaaaatgagaAACAGTATGGACCATGAAAGCATTTGCTTCTATTTACTTGCACTAATATTATGGTAatgataggaaaaaaatttttttattccaGCAAAAAGCATTACCATATAATTTTTCAATTCCCTTGAATTGGGCATAAAGGTCTCTCACTTTGCTGGGTAATGAATAAAAAGGACCAAGGTCATTTGATGATGACTCAACTGTTTTCTTAGCAACATTAATTTCCTCAGATAGGAGAGTGTCTTTGAGCTGTTTACTTCTAGAAAATATTGGTGTCTGGGCCTTCGCATTTCCAGTCATGGCATTTTTTAGATGATCTTTAATACTTTTTCTCCTGTTCATATCTGAACTAGTTCTGACTTTGGAAGAGGACTCATCATTTTGCTGGGGTTGCTCTATGCAATTATGGGGCAGTTCCTCATTCACAGTGTTGTGAGAGGATGACTTCCAATCCCTTTCTTTCATAGAATGATCACCCAAATCATTTGAAGAGTTCTGCAAATTTTCAAAGTATATAGCCTGTGAGGAAGGTACATCATACAAAAGATCAGCTCCAGGTTCAATAGTGACACCTTCATATCCACTCTGGTTCTCTGTGTGCTTATCAGTTTGTAATTCAGTAAGGTTGCCTATGGTAGTAATGCTGAGTTTGTTTTTGATACTTTCCGAGCAAAGATTTTCAGTGGCAAAGTCTGTAGCATGTTTCTTATGTTCAGGGAGTTGCATATATTTTTGTTCCAGGTCGTCAACTTGAGCTATAAAGGAGTTTTCAGTAAAGCTATCATAGTCACCAAACATGTCCACTTCACTGTCATTAGGCTGCAAAGAGAACAAAAACGCTTATGGTCAATTCCAGTTTCATTAAGAATAAAAGcttcaccagcctggccaacatggtcaaaccccgtgtctacagaaaatacaaaaattagccgggcatagtggcatgctcctgtaatcccagctactcggaggctcaggcaggagaattgcttgaacctgggaagcgcaGGTTGCGGtaagcccagatcgcgccattgcactccaacctgggcaacagagtgggactctgtctcaaaaaaaccaaaacaaacaaacaaacaaaacccccaaaaaacactTCAGCCTAGGGCTGTACCAAGTATATAATTATATGGTCACATATGGATCACAGACCTATATGTAAATAGATATCTTACAGCTGAAGAAATGGAGGCCCAAAGAGGTTAAATTACTTGCCTAAACAGCAGGTTCAGGAGTGTTACGATGATACTGAGATtctaatttttgagacagggtctggctctgtcacccaggctggagcacagtggctccAGCCActgcacgatcacagctcactgcagtcttgacatcctgggctcaagcgatcctcctgcctcagcctcccaagtagctaggactacaggtgcaggccaccacacccggctaattaagaaaaaaaaatttttttttttttttgtagagactgggtctctgttgcctaggctggttttgaacgcgaacttctgggcttaagtgatcctcccatctctgcctcctaaagcactgggattataggcatgagccactgcacacggccaGATTGTAATTCTTAAAGCTGTACTAAAACAGCAGGAAGACTGGTAGACGTCTACTGAAATGTCAGCGCATTCGAAGTTTCTGATAACTGCAGCGCTTCCCTCCCAGACTACAATCTACAGTGACTGGCCTCTAACAGAAACATGGTTGTACCACTAGACACTCCAAGGAGTTCCTAGGAATTTGGAATtgagactgagaaactgaataCTGACTTGGAGTGGTCTGCTACACAGAAGACACACAAACCTGGAGGCAGCAATATAGTAAAGTGATTAAGACAACAGGATTTGGAGCAAGAACTGTACTATCTCAACTTTTCAGGGCCTGATTACTGTCGTAAAATCTAGATAATATAACTAGCTTAACATAACGGGTCTTCAATAAACAGCAGATTTTATTTGTACAGTAGGAGCTGCAGTTATCTGGAAGCCTAGATTTGTGTCTCAGTCATGCCACTTAACTGCTGCGTGCACAACTTTTATGTCTCGGGGTttacatttcatatttatatagaaatgtaaataaCAAGGCAATCAATACCTCCTAAGTGCCGATTAACAGTGGTAACGAAGACGAGAGAAGTAAACGAAGGCGATAAAACTGGTCAACTCTTTGCATCTGGGAAGGATGCCAAAAGTTTGCAGTTTCAAGTTCCAAGTCCTCCGTACCTGGTCTCCCACCCCTCTGTCAGTGGGCATGTGACGTAGGAGGTCCGGGTTTGTATCACCACCTCCAAGGACGAGACATTCCGGGGAATCTGAGAGTAGAAGGGGCTGTACCTCAACCGGCAGTACGCCCGCGGTTTTCCGCCTCCTGTTCTCAGCcaccatttcctcctcctctttcccctcaTCTCCGGGCACGAGCTCGGCCGCGGTGGGAGCGCCAAAAATACACCCCAAGCTTGGACGGTTCCTTTTGGGGAGAGACACCCGCCGGCGGATGCGGGAACCACATTCATCCATGGCAAGGACCCAGGGCCCTATTCAGACGTCGTTCTCAGTGACCCAGACGCTAAGCCCATATGGAAGGGAGAGTGGGACGCCGGAGCCCGCTTCTACATCCACCTTGGGAAAAGACCCCAAGTTAGCTCTCAGGGCTCGCGGACCGGAAGCACGCATAAACTTCTACCCTGTCCAATCATAAGCCTCACGTGACCTGCCGCGTAGGGAGGGCACGAACAGAAAGGTGCTGCGCATGCGTATTGAAAAACCTCACCTACTCTCGCGGGTCCTCAGCGTTCTCCTGCGGAACCTTTGAACGGGGTACTCGAGCCCACAGGGGAAGAGCAGCGGAAGGGGCCTTTCGGAACGATTTGGAACGAAAGGAAGTGGAAGAAACGCGGAACCATGGCCGCTGTGGTTGCTGTTTGCGGTGGTCTAGGGAGGAAGAAGTTGACACACTTGGTAACGGCTGCTGTCAGCCTTACACATCCCGGGACTCACACGGGTAAAGTCTCCATATCCTATGCTCCATTGTAGCGCTGCAGGCATTAACCTTAGTCCTAATGGTTAGAGTCGTCCCTGTTAGCAAAACGACTCTGGTTTCTAGGCGATTAAGTTTCTCCAAGATGGGTGGGAATCTGTAATTGCCTTTGACTGTTTTAGTGTCGTCTAATCCACTCCTTTAAAGTATTTAAACGTATGAGGAAGTTGGAGTGGTTCTTAAAAAGCAGAGACTTTCCTAAGATCTCTGGATAATCTTAGTGAGGAAGGGACATTTCCAGAGTCGCCCAGCAGCAAATTCCAGATGTCTAAGGTCCCCAAACAGAACAAAATTGcataatttttgcaattttatcTTCTCTGTGCTTCTCTATAAATTCTTTCTGGGACGGGTCTGTTACTTTCTTTTTGGTATGACAGTGCCTTTCTGTTGCTTCTCCTATAAGAATTTGCATTAAGAATTTTCTCTAACCATggaatgaagggaaaataaatgtcAGAAAGAGCAGGTATGGGCGGGAAAATATGTTCTTTTCCCCCTAAGCCCTGGAAAGCACACCCATgttgagtcttactctgtcccaaatataaaagtttttaacCATTCTGAATATAATACAAAACCTTTCTTTAATATCGTGTCCCTTAATTCATCCTGtctccataaaaacaaaaatctttagcTATTcagctaagaaaaagaaatggttaaTTGCTGTTTCTGTTTAATCGCAGTGCTTTGGAGAAGAGGTTGTTCACAACAGGTATCCAGCAATGAGGACctggtaagaatttttttttctattagtaaGGCCTTTGCAAATATGaccaaaatgtttttctttttaaaacgaGATCTGGTATTAGACTctaacatcttttattttagctACTTGAATAGAGTTCTGCCGTAGGACAAAACAATTTGATAATTACTCTGAGTTCAGAAATGATGATGAATTGATTGTAGTCATGTAGTCAGCTGAGTTTTGAAGTAGGGGAATTCCTAGATTAGAAGCAAAGCTgctataataccatatttttcttCCTAGATCTTAAATTTAAGGATATGTGATTtgggaattgttttttttttttttacatagccCTTTGTAAGCAAATGATATGGGAATTTTAAAAGGTAGTTTGGGTGAGCAGAATTTTAGATAACTGAAAAGAGACTGTACAAAGCTTAGCTATAGGTTGGCTATAGTATTAACATGGACTTTCTGAAAGCACAGGTTCTTGCTACATGCAAAGGTATTTTGACACTAATTAGACCATACAAAGCACTTGGCACAGAGCTGAAGAGTAGTTACGTGAGCTGAATGTAAATTGGAAAGTTTGAggaattggaaaaaacaaaagaacttgtCTAGTTTCTCTGAGCATCTGTCTTGGTAATCTAATCCATGCACCATACTTTAAGAAAGTAAAGggacattatttcttttttagttcaTAAATCCCACTTTGTCTCTAATCAAAGTTATGGACCCTCTCCACAGAAAAAGGCACACAGTCCCATTCATTTGAAGTTTTGCATACGATTACAGGGAGTCATGGGCTTCAAAGCCATTTCTAGATTAAGAACCTCTATCCTGGAGACAGCCATACTGACTGTAGGAAGGAGGCACTGTGACAAAAGCATTAGAGGCAGTGGTGGTAACAGAAAAGCCAAAAAGACTGATACAAACTTATATAGTAGCCTGGGGTGATAAAGTCAAAGAACCTTTTATTACAGTAAGTCATGGGCCATTATCTGTGTataaaaatagtgataaaatACTTGATAGAGACATGGGGATGGATAAATTAGGGATTGTACTCATTTAAGAATGGCATATGTTATCTATTGTGTTGTAAGTTTccttaaatctaaaaattttttcattatctACAATCTGAGCAAAGCATTGGAACACTTTCTTATCAGACATCATTTTTGTTCTGccataaaattttattctatgaAGATTGTACTTTATTCCAGAATCTTCCCATGCGTTAATCCGTAGgctaaactaaaacaaaataaagtgctTATACAAAATATGTACACAGTAAGAAAGGTATAACTAATCCTTTGAATGGATTTGAATGTAGAATAGTAaccttttaaaattcagaattaaCACATCCTATTATCAGACTTTTCGTTTTTTTCCCTAGCCCATTTCAATGGAAAATCCTTATAAAGAACCTCTTAAGAAATGTATCTTGTGTGGAAAGCATGTAGATTATAAGAATGTACAGGTGAGATCTGGTTTTACTTCACTATATTTTAGGGTTTTGCTTCTGATAGATCTGCTTAAAGAGAATCAAGTCAGTTTATAGCAGGCTTTTGTAGAGGTAACTGTTTTAGCAACTTCATAATTTCAAATTTGGTTATAATTCTATGTATAAGCTTATCTCTGCTTTATTCAAGTAAAAGCACCTTGGCTTTCCCCCACTTACTGTTATTTCCACTCTGTTTTTTTCACTACCCCAAACATCTTAATAGCTCCCTGTGGCAGTAATTCTCAATTGGTGAGGGTCAGAACTTTGGAAAAAGCTCATCTGGTGAAGCTGATCTCTTTATCTCACCACCCATATCACTGATTCACATATTACTTATCTCTTGTCTAACTCTCAGCAAGTTAGAAGTTGCAAATTTGGGGCAAGTGAATAGCGCTAGAATTCTgtatgttggctgggtgtggtggctcacgcctgtaatcccagcactttgggaggccaaggcgggcggatcacctgaggtcaggagtttgagaccagcctggccaatgtggtgaaaccccgtctctattaaaaatacaaaaattagctgagtgtggtggtgcatgcctgtaatcccagctacttgggaggctgaggcaggagatttgcttgaacccaggaggcggaagttgcagtgagctgagatcgtgccattgcactccagcctgggtgacaagagtaaaactctgtcaaaaaaaaaaaaaaaaaaaaaaaagaattccatatATTGACAATAGTATAAAGTGATAGCTGCCTTTGAGGAAGAACCAAGaattacaaaaacacacatacTAGGAAGATTATGCAAAGTGCCAAGAATAATGACTAGCACCTAGAAAGGTTCTAaagaagtatttaaataaaacataaattatagCAAATGCCTGGTGTACTTGTACCTCTTGAAAATCTCATTACCCCCTGATAATTTATCTTAATGATTATCAGAGGGTAATGTGATAGCTTGTCAGGATAGATGAAATTTTTTAGTAGCTTGTTTCAAGCAATATTTTAGAAAGGTATCTGTGGAAGTCAAGAAAACAGATTTACCATTGAATGAATATGCTGATTAATCTGCTGTTTAATTATATATAGACTTGACACActggatagaaaatatttaaaaggtaacAGGAGgataacaatatttttttcttatattttatgaaatgtgTCTGAAATTTAGTAAAGCTTTATATAACCTGAAGGTTGTTTTTTGAAATTTAcacattcagaaataaataacagatacttttttttcccctccacatAAAACTCCAAAACAGCTTTTGTCCCAGTTTGTTTCTCCATTTACTGGATGCATTTATGGAAGGCACATTACAggtatgttcttttttattatgggAATATAAATGTAGATACGAATTATATCAATCTATTTCTATCATTTAAGAAAACTCAAATTTTCAAATTGTGCTATAAATTACTACTAGATCAGATACTACAGGGACTAGAGCTAGTTACTATGAAAAAGTCTCTTAGGCCAAGAGGATTATTATTTTGCTGTCTTATGCAGAGTTAACTATATAGAAAAACTGGGCTTTAAAAAACTGTTGTTGATGTTTTGGAATATACTATAATCATTCCTAGATTGATACTTAAACTTGgtgtcagcaaactatggcccatagGCCAAATTCGACCTGCTCCCTTTTTATCTTGATTAGGTTCATCATATAcaaatgccacttttttttttttttgagatggaatctcactgtcacccaggctggagtgctgtggcaca
Protein-coding sequences here:
- the HELQ gene encoding helicase POLQ-like isoform 6 (isoform 6 is encoded by transcript variant 6), producing the protein MDECGSRIRRRVSLPKRNRPSLGCIFGAPTAAELVPGDEGKEEEEMVAENRRRKTAGVLPVEVQPLLLSDSPECLVLGGGDTNPDLLRHMPTDRGVGDQPNDSEVDMFGDYDSFTENSFIAQVDDLEQKYMQLPEHKKHATDFATENLCSESIKNKLSITTIGNLTELQTDKHTENQSGYEGVTIEPGADLLYDVPSSQAIYFENLQNSSNDLGDHSMKERDWKSSSHNTVNEELPHNCIEQPQQNDESSSKVRTSSDMNRRKSIKDHLKNAMTGNAKAQTPIFSRSKQLKDTLLSEEINVAKKTVESSSNDLGPFYSLPSKVRDLYAQFKGIEKLYGNAFCWNKKIFFLSLP
- the HELQ gene encoding helicase POLQ-like isoform 5 (isoform 5 is encoded by transcript variant 5) — protein: MDECGSRIRRRVSLPKRNRPSLGCIFGAPTAAELVPGDEGKEEEEMVAENRRRKTAGVLPVEPNDSEVDMFGDYDSFTENSFIAQVDDLEQKYMQLPEHKKHATDFATENLCSESIKNKLSITTIGNLTELQTDKHTENQSGYEGVTIEPGADLLYDVPSSQAIYFENLQNSSNDLGDHSMKERDWKSSSHNTVNEELPHNCIEQPQQNDESSSKVRTSSDMNRRKSIKDHLKNAMTGNAKAQTPIFSRSKQLKDTLLSEEINVAKKTVESSSNDLGPFYSLPSKVRDLYAQFKGIEKLYGNAFCWNKKIFFLSLP
- the MRPS18C gene encoding small ribosomal subunit protein bS18m isoform 2 (isoform 2 is encoded by transcript variant 2), producing the protein MAAVVAVCGGLGRKKLTHLVTAAVSLTHPGTHTVLWRRGCSQQVSSNEDLLLSQFVSPFTGCIYGRHITGLCGKKQKEITKAIKRAQIMGFMPVTYKDPAYLKDPKVCNIRYRE
- the MRPS18C gene encoding small ribosomal subunit protein bS18m isoform 1 (isoform 1 is encoded by transcript variant 1), with protein sequence MAAVVAVCGGLGRKKLTHLVTAAVSLTHPGTHTVLWRRGCSQQVSSNEDLPISMENPYKEPLKKCILCGKHVDYKNVQLLSQFVSPFTGCIYGRHITGLCGKKQKEITKAIKRAQIMGFMPVTYKDPAYLKDPKVCNIRYRE
- the MRPS18C gene encoding small ribosomal subunit protein bS18m isoform 3 (isoform 3 is encoded by transcript variant 3), with product MAAVVAVCGGLGRKKLTHLVTAAVSLTHPGTHTVLWRRGCSQQVSSNEDLPISMENPYKEPLKKCILCGKHVDYKNVQVFVGRNRKKSQKQLRELK
- the MRPS18C gene encoding small ribosomal subunit protein bS18m isoform 4 (isoform 4 is encoded by transcript variant 4) yields the protein MAAVVAVCGGLGRKKLTHLVTAAVSLTHPGTHTVLWRRGCSQQVSSNEDLVFVGRNRKKSQKQLRELK